One window of Paenibacillus sp. FSL K6-3182 genomic DNA carries:
- a CDS encoding glycoside hydrolase family 32 protein produces the protein MYTRENADTFIAERKYLLKEEYRLAYHLMSEFGWMNDPNGFVYYNGEYHMFYQHYPYQPVWGPMHWGHAVSHDLIKWKYLPVALAPDQDYDRDGCFSGSAVERDGKLYLMYTGHLITGPNRELDYSQNQNIAVSDDGIHFEKLASNPVIGSDQIPSGFSQKDFRDPKVFERDGVYYAVLGSNDGRGSGLILLYRSTDLVSWSFSGEIARSDGKLGDNWECPDLFELGGRDVLVMSPQRMPAQGDDYRNLHSTTYMIGHLDIKQSSFQYDRYEPVDCGFDFYAPQTTVDERGRRIIIGWMEAWEQEIPTQLGHYWAGAMTLPREVILQGESLLFKPLEEMKNYRKNAYEASDINLSDIVKDMGVSGDCYELEVVFQADQAKEFGLKLRVHGEEETVLSYQQAEGKFRFNRDKSGIGLGGERRTSVELKDGLLALRIFVDKSSVEVFIQGGEKVMTGRIYPGAESLGIFAYAEGACTMVSFKKWDIS, from the coding sequence TTGTATACAAGAGAAAATGCCGACACATTTATTGCAGAACGCAAGTATTTGTTGAAAGAGGAATACCGCCTTGCTTATCATTTAATGAGCGAGTTTGGGTGGATGAATGATCCGAATGGTTTTGTTTATTATAACGGTGAATACCATATGTTCTATCAGCATTATCCCTATCAGCCCGTATGGGGGCCTATGCACTGGGGACATGCGGTTAGCCATGATCTCATCAAGTGGAAGTACCTCCCGGTTGCACTTGCGCCCGATCAGGACTATGACCGTGACGGCTGCTTCTCTGGCAGTGCTGTTGAGCGGGATGGCAAGTTGTATTTGATGTATACGGGACATTTGATAACGGGGCCTAATAGGGAGCTTGATTATAGTCAAAATCAAAATATCGCTGTTTCCGACGATGGCATCCATTTTGAGAAACTGGCTAGCAATCCTGTCATTGGTTCAGACCAAATACCGTCAGGATTCAGCCAGAAGGATTTCCGAGATCCGAAGGTATTCGAGCGCGACGGTGTTTATTATGCCGTTTTAGGGTCAAATGATGGACGGGGCAGCGGACTGATTTTGCTATATCGTTCAACAGACCTTGTGAGTTGGAGTTTTAGTGGGGAAATCGCGCGCAGTGATGGGAAGCTTGGCGACAACTGGGAGTGTCCTGATCTGTTTGAGCTCGGAGGGCGTGATGTGCTGGTAATGTCGCCGCAGCGTATGCCAGCGCAAGGAGATGACTATCGTAATCTGCATTCCACTACCTATATGATTGGACACTTGGATATTAAGCAAAGCAGCTTTCAGTATGATCGGTATGAGCCGGTTGACTGCGGCTTTGATTTTTATGCTCCGCAGACAACAGTTGATGAAAGAGGCAGACGCATTATCATCGGTTGGATGGAGGCATGGGAACAAGAAATTCCGACGCAGCTTGGGCATTACTGGGCCGGCGCTATGACTTTGCCGCGTGAAGTTATTTTGCAGGGTGAGTCGTTATTGTTCAAGCCGCTTGAGGAAATGAAAAATTACCGGAAAAATGCTTATGAGGCAAGCGATATTAACTTATCAGATATTGTTAAAGATATGGGAGTTAGCGGCGATTGTTATGAGCTTGAGGTCGTATTCCAGGCAGATCAAGCCAAGGAATTTGGTTTGAAGCTGAGGGTGCACGGCGAGGAAGAAACCGTATTGTCTTATCAGCAAGCAGAAGGCAAATTCCGTTTTAATCGCGATAAGTCAGGGATCGGTCTTGGCGGTGAGCGCAGGACGAGTGTTGAACTGAAGGATGGTTTGCTTGCTTTGCGCATCTTCGTCGATAAATCCTCCGTCGAGGTGTTCATTCAAGGCGGCGAGAAGGTGATGACAGGCCGTATTTACCCAGGTGCTGAATCTCTCGGCATATTCGCTTACGCAGAAGGTGCTTGTACTATGGTATCCTTTAAAAAATGGGACATCAGCTAG
- a CDS encoding carbohydrate ABC transporter permease translates to MEKKNQWLAWTKFIALFVILVLFVVPFFMLFINSFKENKAITSSPLSLPDSLSFTNYTNAFEKMNFISAFMNSVVITVLSVVLISILAAMTAHYFVRNQTKTNQYMFFLMVAAMIIPFQAIMIPLVKIYGTIGLLNSKWALIYMYVGFGSPLAVFIYHGFVKSIPAELEEAALIDGCTRTQTFFRIVFPVLAPTTVTIAILNVLWIWNDFLLPSLVLISPDERTLPLSTFYFFGTYSVDYGPLMAGLMLTILPVLVVYLFAQKYIIQGVMQGSIK, encoded by the coding sequence ATGGAGAAAAAGAACCAATGGCTCGCATGGACAAAGTTCATCGCCCTCTTCGTTATTTTAGTTCTGTTCGTCGTTCCTTTCTTTATGCTGTTCATCAACTCATTTAAGGAAAACAAGGCAATCACATCAAGTCCGCTTTCCTTGCCGGATAGCCTAAGCTTCACGAACTACACAAATGCATTTGAAAAAATGAACTTCATATCGGCATTTATGAACTCTGTAGTCATAACTGTGCTTAGCGTTGTGCTTATCTCTATTTTAGCGGCAATGACGGCTCATTATTTTGTGCGAAACCAAACAAAAACGAACCAATATATGTTTTTCCTTATGGTTGCGGCTATGATCATACCTTTCCAAGCCATTATGATCCCTCTCGTCAAAATATACGGAACCATTGGTCTTCTTAATAGCAAATGGGCCCTTATTTATATGTATGTCGGATTTGGCAGTCCGCTGGCCGTCTTTATTTATCATGGGTTTGTAAAAAGCATACCAGCCGAGCTGGAAGAAGCGGCGCTTATCGATGGCTGCACGCGGACGCAAACTTTCTTCCGTATCGTATTTCCGGTGCTTGCTCCGACGACGGTTACGATTGCCATTTTGAATGTATTATGGATTTGGAATGACTTTTTATTGCCTTCCCTCGTGTTGATTTCGCCGGATGAGCGGACACTGCCGTTGTCTACTTTCTATTTCTTCGGTACGTATTCGGTTGATTATGGACCATTAATGGCAGGGCTTATGCTGACCATATTGCCTGTGCTTGTTGTCTACTTGTTTGCGCAGAAATATATTATCCAAGGGGTCATGCAAGGCTCAATTAAATAA
- a CDS encoding sugar ABC transporter permease, which produces MITEKGLWNRLRLRLLFTGPTLFAFLAVMIIPFLYGIYLTFTNWDGISTTSSLVGFENYVAVFKDAVFWKSFLLTLKYVFISVALINVVAFLLAYVLTRGLKGQSIFRAGFFIPNLVGGIVLGFVWQFIFSNVLVYLGKEWGIPLFSSSWLADPDKAFWSMIIVTVWQYAGYMMVIYVAGLMNVPKDILEAASIDGASLWTKMRKMILPLMVPSFIVCVFLSLQRCFMVYDLNVSLTKGGPFKSTEMVSMHVYEKAFLSRDYGVGQAEAFVLFLLVATITIAQVYFSKKLEVEA; this is translated from the coding sequence ATGATAACGGAAAAAGGGCTGTGGAATCGATTGCGATTGCGGCTGCTGTTTACCGGACCGACTTTGTTTGCTTTTCTTGCTGTAATGATTATTCCATTCTTGTATGGGATTTATTTGACCTTTACGAATTGGGATGGCATATCGACGACAAGCAGTTTGGTTGGATTTGAGAATTACGTAGCGGTATTCAAGGATGCTGTTTTTTGGAAATCATTTTTGCTTACGTTAAAATATGTTTTTATTTCAGTTGCTCTTATTAATGTAGTTGCGTTTTTGCTAGCCTACGTATTAACGAGAGGATTGAAGGGGCAAAGTATTTTTAGAGCTGGCTTCTTTATTCCCAACTTGGTAGGCGGCATTGTACTCGGCTTTGTATGGCAATTTATTTTCTCAAATGTACTCGTGTATCTAGGCAAAGAATGGGGTATTCCGTTATTCAGCTCCTCATGGCTGGCTGACCCGGACAAAGCCTTCTGGTCGATGATTATCGTCACGGTATGGCAATATGCCGGTTATATGATGGTTATTTATGTAGCTGGGCTTATGAATGTGCCTAAGGATATTTTGGAGGCAGCAAGTATTGATGGTGCGAGCCTATGGACGAAAATGCGCAAAATGATTTTGCCGCTGATGGTTCCATCGTTTATCGTCTGTGTTTTCCTATCACTGCAAAGATGCTTTATGGTTTATGACCTGAACGTTTCACTCACAAAAGGCGGACCGTTCAAAAGTACGGAAATGGTATCGATGCATGTTTACGAGAAGGCATTTCTATCGCGGGATTATGGCGTAGGCCAAGCAGAAGCATTTGTTCTGTTCCTGCTGGTGGCGACGATTACCATAGCACAGGTTTATTTTAGCAAGAAGCTGGAGGTTGAGGCGTGA
- the murA gene encoding UDP-N-acetylglucosamine 1-carboxyvinyltransferase: MTKIIVRGGQRLKGTVRVSGAKNAVLPILAASLLATEGDSVIYDVPLLDDVMTIQKVLASLGAQLSYNNETMRITAQTITTYEAPYELIRKMRASFLVMGPLLGRIGKVRISLPGGCAIGTRPIDQHLKGFEAMGAEITLGQGFIEASTKTRLKGAKIYLDVASVGATENIMMAAALADGITILENAAKEPEIVDLANYINAMGGKVRGAGTGVIRIEGVDRMYGAAHNVIPDRVEAGTYMIAAAITGGDVFVEGAISDHLTPVISKLQEMGVEITESDNGIRVQSSKQLKSVDVKTLPHPGFPTDMQSQMMALLLVSEGTSVVTETVFENRFMHVEEFQKMNAQIKVDGRTAIVNGGMPLTGAKVCATDLRAGAALICAALRAEGETEVTGLHHVDRGYVNITGKLAALGADIHRIELISEEDTAASKPSVSVQVTSAVRDTAAVVAISSTSSDVDTASSFKREKEVAVLKVQPTWA, translated from the coding sequence ATGACCAAAATTATCGTCCGCGGAGGCCAGCGTTTGAAGGGAACGGTCCGTGTTAGCGGAGCAAAAAATGCAGTACTCCCCATTTTAGCGGCCTCATTATTGGCGACAGAAGGAGACAGCGTCATCTATGACGTACCCCTCCTCGACGACGTTATGACGATTCAGAAGGTGCTTGCCTCTTTAGGCGCACAATTATCCTATAATAATGAAACGATGCGTATTACAGCGCAGACCATTACGACTTATGAAGCTCCTTATGAGCTTATTCGAAAAATGCGGGCATCCTTCTTAGTTATGGGTCCTCTTCTTGGTCGGATAGGCAAGGTAAGAATTTCATTGCCTGGCGGCTGTGCGATCGGCACTCGTCCGATTGATCAGCATTTGAAGGGCTTTGAAGCGATGGGCGCTGAAATTACGCTTGGGCAGGGCTTTATCGAAGCCAGCACAAAGACGCGTCTTAAGGGTGCGAAAATTTACCTAGACGTAGCCAGCGTAGGCGCAACGGAAAATATTATGATGGCAGCTGCTTTAGCAGATGGCATAACGATTCTTGAGAATGCAGCCAAAGAACCGGAAATCGTGGATTTGGCCAACTATATCAATGCTATGGGCGGCAAAGTTCGTGGCGCTGGTACAGGAGTTATTCGTATTGAAGGCGTGGACCGGATGTATGGCGCAGCCCATAATGTAATTCCTGACCGTGTTGAAGCAGGCACGTACATGATTGCGGCCGCTATTACAGGCGGTGACGTTTTCGTTGAAGGTGCAATTTCTGATCATTTGACGCCGGTAATCTCTAAGCTGCAGGAAATGGGCGTAGAAATTACGGAGAGCGATAACGGAATTCGTGTACAATCGAGCAAGCAATTGAAATCGGTTGATGTGAAAACATTGCCGCATCCAGGTTTCCCAACAGATATGCAATCTCAAATGATGGCTCTTCTCCTCGTATCTGAGGGAACAAGCGTTGTGACGGAAACGGTTTTCGAAAATCGTTTTATGCATGTCGAGGAATTCCAGAAGATGAACGCTCAAATTAAAGTCGATGGACGTACAGCTATCGTTAATGGCGGTATGCCGCTAACGGGTGCAAAGGTATGCGCTACCGATTTAAGAGCAGGAGCAGCACTTATTTGTGCGGCTTTGCGGGCGGAAGGCGAGACTGAAGTAACAGGTCTGCATCATGTGGATCGCGGTTATGTTAACATTACAGGCAAGCTTGCAGCTCTTGGGGCTGATATTCATCGTATTGAGCTGATTAGCGAGGAAGACACGGCGGCAAGCAAGCCATCCGTTTCGGTCCAAGTAACATCGGCAGTACGTGATACAGCTGCTGTAGTGGCGATCTCTTCAACGTCTTCTGATGTGGATACAGCTTCTTCCTTTAAGCGTGAGAAAGAAGTTGCGGTTCTAAAAGTTCAGCCGACGTGGGCTTAA
- a CDS encoding LacI family DNA-binding transcriptional regulator: MATIHDVAKIANVSVTTVSRVLNNRGYISEATRMKVYQTMEQLNYQPNEIARSLLRKQSNVIGLIIPSVAHPFFSELANHIENYAYELGFKMLLCNSQLDPQKEKDYIEMLKRNRVDGIIMGSHTLQVDEYKHLNSPIVTIDRQISSEIPYISSDNYAGGSLAAQLLVGEGCKKIAHICGNLELHLLANQRTEAFQAVMKEKGIEHVIIQTDMNVFDQLQYEQIIHQLFQDHPDLDGIFATSDIIAAFAVKECVIAGKRIPEDVKIIGYDDISAARWLTPELTTVKQPIAEIGKMAIDLIMKQINEEAFEFVNILPVELIKRAST; this comes from the coding sequence ATGGCAACGATACACGATGTGGCAAAAATAGCGAACGTATCCGTGACGACGGTTTCCCGCGTTTTAAACAATCGGGGTTATATTAGTGAAGCAACGAGAATGAAGGTTTATCAAACGATGGAGCAATTGAATTACCAGCCTAACGAGATTGCCCGCTCATTACTAAGAAAACAATCTAACGTTATTGGTCTTATTATACCTAGTGTAGCTCATCCTTTTTTTAGCGAGCTCGCGAATCACATAGAAAACTATGCTTATGAGCTCGGCTTCAAAATGCTGCTTTGCAATTCCCAGCTTGACCCTCAGAAAGAAAAGGATTATATCGAAATGCTGAAGCGCAATCGTGTGGATGGCATTATTATGGGCAGCCATACGCTTCAGGTCGATGAGTACAAACATTTGAACTCGCCAATTGTCACGATTGATCGTCAGATCAGCAGTGAAATTCCGTATATCTCTTCCGATAATTATGCAGGCGGGAGCCTTGCGGCACAATTGCTGGTTGGTGAAGGCTGCAAAAAAATTGCGCATATTTGCGGTAATTTGGAGCTGCATTTGCTCGCAAATCAGCGTACAGAAGCGTTTCAAGCCGTGATGAAGGAGAAGGGGATCGAGCATGTGATCATTCAGACTGATATGAATGTGTTTGATCAACTCCAGTACGAGCAAATTATACATCAGCTGTTTCAGGATCATCCCGATCTGGATGGCATTTTCGCAACGAGTGATATTATTGCTGCTTTTGCAGTTAAGGAGTGTGTGATCGCTGGCAAACGAATCCCGGAGGATGTGAAAATTATCGGTTACGACGATATTAGCGCAGCCAGATGGCTTACGCCGGAGCTGACAACGGTGAAACAGCCGATTGCAGAAATTGGGAAAATGGCGATTGATTTGATTATGAAGCAGATAAACGAGGAAGCTTTCGAATTCGTAAATATTTTACCGGTTGAACTGATTAAACGAGCTTCTACATAG
- a CDS encoding ABC transporter substrate-binding protein → MKSLKWMQAIVLSLMVVMVVTACGNSNNAGSSNGGSEVKISLLNSKGEIQAQLEEAAKVFKEDNPNITLEIIPVPAGQSPFEKASALYASGNPATITMLDTGDVEKFKDRVLDLSGEKWMADAVDRSTALTTFDGKNYAFPLAVEGYGFIYNKAVVDQAVGGTFDPATINTTSALEELFKKIEASGKAPLIISPMDWSLGAHYLPLAYAGQSADTVAVAKFIDDLKAGTIDLASNKVFNGLMDTFDIMTKYNIDKASPLSGTYERGPEVLGKGEVGIWFQGNWAWPQISSFDTASGQYGFLPVPISNNPDDFGNTQVSSAVSKRLVIDKEKNTAEQQAAAKTFLEWMVYSEKGQDFLVNKANIIPAFKNITLEAKDPLAKSISEHIANGKTEDSISTLPADHWAKLGASMQKYLAGASDRAELTKDIVEYWKTVK, encoded by the coding sequence ATGAAATCATTGAAATGGATGCAAGCGATAGTATTATCGCTAATGGTAGTTATGGTTGTAACGGCATGTGGCAATTCGAATAACGCGGGATCGTCTAATGGAGGTTCTGAAGTAAAGATATCGTTGCTTAACTCGAAGGGCGAGATTCAAGCCCAGCTCGAAGAGGCTGCGAAAGTATTTAAAGAGGATAATCCTAACATTACGCTTGAAATTATACCGGTACCTGCAGGACAGTCGCCTTTTGAGAAAGCGTCTGCGCTTTATGCATCAGGAAACCCGGCTACCATTACGATGCTCGATACAGGAGATGTTGAGAAATTCAAGGATCGTGTTCTTGATCTTAGCGGTGAGAAGTGGATGGCGGATGCCGTTGACCGCAGCACGGCGCTAACGACATTTGATGGTAAAAACTACGCTTTCCCGCTTGCAGTTGAAGGTTATGGTTTTATTTATAACAAAGCGGTTGTAGATCAAGCGGTAGGCGGAACATTTGATCCAGCAACGATCAACACAACAAGCGCACTTGAAGAGCTGTTCAAGAAAATCGAAGCTTCGGGAAAAGCGCCGCTTATTATCTCTCCAATGGATTGGTCGCTGGGAGCACACTATTTGCCGCTGGCTTACGCGGGTCAATCTGCTGATACGGTTGCAGTTGCAAAGTTTATAGACGATTTGAAGGCTGGAACAATCGATTTAGCTAGCAATAAGGTTTTCAATGGACTAATGGATACGTTCGACATCATGACAAAATACAATATCGACAAAGCCTCCCCATTGTCTGGAACTTATGAGCGTGGTCCAGAGGTGCTTGGTAAAGGCGAGGTAGGCATCTGGTTCCAAGGGAACTGGGCTTGGCCGCAAATTAGCAGCTTTGATACGGCAAGCGGGCAATACGGCTTTCTACCTGTCCCTATAAGCAACAATCCAGATGATTTTGGCAATACACAAGTGTCTTCTGCGGTTTCGAAGCGTTTGGTCATCGACAAGGAAAAAAATACGGCGGAGCAGCAGGCTGCTGCAAAAACGTTTTTGGAGTGGATGGTATACAGCGAGAAGGGTCAAGACTTCCTCGTAAACAAAGCGAATATTATTCCAGCGTTCAAGAACATTACACTTGAAGCCAAAGATCCGCTTGCAAAGTCCATATCTGAACATATCGCAAACGGCAAAACAGAGGATTCCATCAGCACGCTGCCAGCTGACCACTGGGCTAAGCTTGGCGCATCGATGCAGAAATATTTAGCAGGTGCTTCGGATCGTGCGGAGTTGACGAAAGATATTGTGGAGTATTGGAAGACGGTTAAATAA
- a CDS encoding DUF1146 domain-containing protein, whose translation MDVNYGLINGLQNYTGMTGLFSIIIVILSIILVWFVLQEVKWEAFFRFPKSPKARLFQVFVAIIMGHLLAKFILEYWGYTVLLKSFVE comes from the coding sequence ATGGACGTAAATTACGGTCTTATAAATGGTTTGCAAAACTACACCGGAATGACCGGGTTGTTTTCTATTATCATTGTTATTCTTAGCATTATTTTGGTGTGGTTTGTACTGCAAGAGGTGAAATGGGAAGCTTTTTTTCGTTTTCCAAAGAGTCCAAAGGCTCGTTTGTTTCAAGTATTTGTTGCAATTATAATGGGTCATTTGTTAGCAAAATTCATCTTGGAATATTGGGGCTACACCGTTCTTCTCAAATCGTTTGTCGAATAA